One genomic window of Polyangium aurulentum includes the following:
- a CDS encoding DEAD/DEAH box helicase family protein produces MKSQNFEFLRRGRAALAEAGAFAERYAYTDPAGSLFKQRSLVELLVADIYEAFRLPRPFGDNLNDLLRAEPFESAVPRVVLQKLHAVRMAGNDAVHHKRTITKELALDRLQQTFEIAQWFHLRVDRGSRADCPAYAVPTPESDGRSKTKEALEKQKQQAEAQFQALLAQLEEERRKRLAAEVAVEQTAEELARLKAEGEEVAKTLHFNELTTRRRLIDELLIHAGWDVGPNGQNTEQVRQEVQLAKVPSESGEGYADYVLYGDNGKPLAVVEAKKTAKDPTVGAEQARVYAVSLEKETGQRPVIFFTNGIDIYIWDDAQGYGWRKIYGFYSKDSLDYLIFQRANKLPLATVEPNMAIADRLYQLEAIKRVGERFSNKFRRALLVQATGTGKTRVAISLCDVLMRAGWAKRILFLCDRRELRKQADRTFKEHLPGEPRVVVDSSTSSDRDKRIYLATYPAMMKCYETFDVGFFDLIIADESHRSIYKKFRAPFQYFDALQVGLTATPIKFIERNTFELFGCENQDPTSQYSFTDAIEAKPPHLVPFRVRNYSSQFREQGLKYSQMSAAQRAELEDQEAVPENVEFEPEQVDRDVFNKGTTRFVLRTLMEEGIREATGSHVGKTIIFARNHKHAMHLAEVFQSLYPQYGGGFCQVIDNQISRAEQLIEDFKNPESEPVIAISVDMLDTGIDVPEVVNLVFAKPIRSYVKFWQMIGRGTRLRPHLFGPGKPKTEFMVFDHWSNFWFFDEEYVEKQEAPQRSLLQQLFEARVAVAEAALEAMNEPVFQATVDLLVEDIRAVQRARSIEVRDKWRELELLAERERIAQFAAVTKADLLSIAAPLMRWRDIRGDEEAYRFDLLVAKLEEAVLRKTPRVADLKARVEAQVELLMKNQTPVKAKAAAIEAVRSKKFWTGVTVPRLEEIRTELRGIMKYQQEKRVQSVGPKTVDVTDAELRGEDYIPKLEGLEFVEYKRRVEAVLREHFTQNATLQRIRTGKAVKDDELEELARLVLHVDDKANVKHLLGRQPEVQRTLLGVFRSLVGLDATAVEAAFKEFVKKYPRLSAQQLRFLQLLQNHIAQNGGIEIERLYEAPFTDVHAESVDGIFPRSEQVDEILAILETFQLKVASEPPSRRAS; encoded by the coding sequence GTGAAGTCGCAGAACTTCGAGTTCCTTCGCCGCGGGCGCGCAGCGCTCGCGGAGGCTGGCGCCTTTGCCGAGCGCTACGCGTACACCGACCCCGCAGGCTCCCTCTTCAAGCAGCGTAGCTTGGTCGAGCTGCTGGTCGCGGACATCTACGAGGCGTTCCGGCTCCCCCGACCATTCGGCGACAACCTGAACGACCTCCTCCGCGCCGAGCCTTTCGAGAGCGCCGTGCCCCGTGTCGTGCTGCAGAAACTGCACGCGGTCCGCATGGCAGGCAACGACGCGGTTCACCACAAGCGGACCATCACCAAGGAGCTCGCGCTCGACCGGCTCCAGCAAACCTTCGAGATCGCCCAGTGGTTCCACCTGCGGGTCGACCGGGGCTCGCGCGCCGATTGCCCCGCGTACGCCGTTCCCACGCCCGAAAGCGATGGTCGCAGCAAGACCAAGGAGGCGCTCGAGAAGCAGAAGCAGCAGGCCGAGGCCCAGTTCCAGGCGCTACTCGCCCAGCTCGAGGAGGAGCGAAGGAAGCGCCTCGCCGCCGAAGTAGCTGTGGAGCAGACGGCCGAAGAGCTCGCGCGGCTCAAGGCCGAGGGGGAGGAGGTAGCGAAGACCCTCCACTTCAACGAGCTCACCACGCGGCGCCGCCTCATCGATGAGCTCCTCATCCACGCCGGGTGGGACGTCGGACCAAACGGTCAGAACACCGAGCAGGTTCGCCAGGAGGTGCAGCTCGCCAAGGTGCCTTCCGAGTCCGGCGAGGGGTACGCCGATTACGTGCTCTACGGCGATAATGGCAAGCCGCTTGCCGTGGTCGAGGCGAAGAAGACCGCGAAGGACCCGACGGTCGGCGCCGAGCAGGCACGCGTCTATGCCGTGTCCCTCGAGAAGGAGACGGGCCAGCGTCCGGTCATCTTTTTCACCAACGGGATCGATATCTATATCTGGGATGATGCGCAGGGCTACGGCTGGCGCAAGATCTACGGGTTTTACTCGAAGGATAGCCTCGATTACCTCATCTTCCAGCGCGCCAACAAGCTCCCGCTCGCGACGGTGGAACCGAACATGGCCATCGCCGATCGGCTCTACCAGCTCGAGGCGATCAAGCGCGTTGGCGAGCGCTTCAGCAACAAGTTCCGTAGGGCGCTCCTCGTGCAGGCCACGGGCACGGGCAAGACGCGCGTGGCCATTTCCCTGTGCGACGTGCTCATGCGCGCCGGCTGGGCGAAGCGCATCCTCTTCCTCTGCGACCGCCGCGAGCTGCGCAAGCAGGCCGATCGCACTTTCAAGGAGCACTTGCCCGGCGAGCCTCGCGTGGTGGTCGACAGCAGCACGTCCTCCGACCGTGACAAACGTATCTACCTCGCCACGTACCCGGCGATGATGAAGTGCTACGAGACCTTCGACGTCGGATTCTTCGACCTCATCATCGCGGACGAGTCTCACCGCAGCATCTACAAGAAATTCCGCGCGCCTTTCCAGTACTTCGACGCCCTGCAGGTCGGCCTGACGGCCACCCCAATAAAGTTCATCGAGCGCAATACGTTCGAGCTCTTCGGCTGCGAAAACCAGGATCCGACGTCGCAGTACAGCTTCACCGACGCGATCGAGGCGAAGCCTCCGCATCTGGTCCCGTTCCGCGTCCGCAACTACAGCAGCCAGTTCCGCGAGCAGGGTCTGAAGTACAGCCAAATGAGCGCGGCGCAGCGGGCGGAGCTCGAGGACCAGGAGGCGGTCCCGGAGAACGTCGAGTTCGAGCCCGAGCAGGTCGATCGGGACGTCTTCAACAAGGGAACCACGCGGTTCGTCCTCCGCACCCTGATGGAAGAAGGCATCCGGGAAGCTACGGGGAGCCACGTCGGCAAAACGATCATCTTCGCGCGCAACCACAAGCACGCCATGCACCTCGCCGAGGTGTTTCAGTCGCTGTACCCGCAGTATGGTGGCGGGTTTTGCCAGGTGATCGACAACCAGATCAGCCGTGCCGAGCAGCTCATCGAGGACTTCAAGAACCCCGAGAGCGAGCCCGTCATCGCCATCTCCGTGGACATGCTCGACACGGGCATCGACGTCCCCGAGGTGGTCAATCTGGTGTTCGCCAAACCGATCCGGTCGTACGTCAAATTCTGGCAGATGATCGGCCGCGGCACCCGGCTGCGCCCCCATCTCTTCGGCCCCGGCAAGCCCAAGACAGAGTTCATGGTCTTCGACCACTGGTCGAACTTCTGGTTCTTCGACGAGGAGTACGTCGAGAAGCAAGAGGCACCCCAGAGATCCCTGCTCCAGCAGCTCTTCGAGGCGCGGGTGGCCGTTGCGGAGGCCGCGCTCGAGGCGATGAACGAGCCGGTCTTCCAGGCCACGGTCGATCTCCTCGTCGAGGACATCCGCGCCGTCCAGCGGGCCAGGAGCATCGAGGTGCGGGACAAGTGGCGGGAGCTCGAGCTGCTCGCCGAGCGGGAGCGCATTGCCCAGTTCGCCGCCGTGACCAAGGCCGATCTGCTCTCAATCGCCGCGCCGCTGATGCGGTGGCGAGACATCCGCGGCGATGAGGAGGCGTATCGGTTCGATCTGCTCGTGGCCAAGCTCGAGGAGGCCGTGCTGCGCAAGACGCCGCGCGTGGCGGATCTCAAGGCGCGCGTGGAGGCGCAGGTCGAGCTGCTCATGAAGAACCAGACCCCCGTCAAGGCGAAGGCCGCGGCGATCGAGGCGGTTCGGAGCAAAAAGTTCTGGACGGGCGTGACGGTCCCGCGGCTGGAGGAGATCCGGACCGAGCTGCGCGGGATCATGAAGTACCAGCAGGAGAAGCGTGTCCAGAGCGTCGGGCCGAAGACGGTCGACGTCACGGACGCGGAGCTCCGGGGCGAGGACTACATCCCCAAGCTCGAGGGGCTCGAGTTCGTGGAGTACAAGCGCCGCGTGGAGGCCGTGCTTCGCGAGCACTTCACGCAGAACGCCACCTTGCAGCGCATCCGAACCGGCAAGGCCGTGAAGGATGACGAGCTGGAAGAACTCGCGCGATTGGTCCTGCACGTGGACGACAAGGCGAACGTGAAGCACCTCCTCGGCCGGCAGCCCGAGGTTCAGCGCACCTTGCTCGGGGTATTCCGCAGCTTGGTGGGCCTGGATGCCACAGCTGTGGAAGCGGCCTTCAAGGAGTTCGTCAAGAAGTACCCGCGTTTGTCGGCGCAGCAGCTCCGGTTCCTGCAGCTCTTGCAGAACCACATCGCGCAGAACGGCGGGATCGAGATCGAGCGCCTGTACGAGGCGCCGTTCACGGATGTACACGCCGAGAGCGTGGATGGTATCTTCCCGCGGTCCGAGCAGGTGGACGAGATTCTCGCCATCCTCGAGACGTTCCAGTTGAAGGTGGCCTCCGAGCCGCCGAGCCGCCGAGCCTCATGA